In Enterobacter cloacae, the following are encoded in one genomic region:
- a CDS encoding peroxiredoxin — protein MNPLKAGDIAPKFSLPDQDGEQVNLTDFQGQRVLVYFYPKAMTPGCTVQACGLRDNMDELKKVGVEVLGISTDKPEKLSRFAEKELLNFTLLSDEDHQTCEQFGVWGEKSFMGKTYDGIHRISFLIDADGKVEHVFDDFKTSNHHDVVLNWLKASA, from the coding sequence ATGAATCCACTGAAAGCCGGTGACATCGCACCGAAATTTAGCTTACCGGATCAAGACGGTGAGCAAGTAAATTTGACCGACTTCCAGGGACAGCGTGTTCTGGTCTATTTTTACCCGAAAGCCATGACGCCTGGCTGTACCGTGCAGGCTTGTGGGTTACGCGACAACATGGATGAGTTGAAAAAAGTCGGCGTGGAAGTGCTGGGCATCAGCACCGATAAACCAGAGAAGCTGTCACGTTTTGCGGAAAAAGAGCTGCTGAACTTCACGCTGCTTTCCGACGAAGACCACCAGACATGCGAGCAGTTTGGCGTCTGGGGTGAGAAGTCCTTTATGGGCAAAACTTACGACGGTATTCACCGCATCAGCTTCCTGATTGATGCCGACGGTAAAGTTGAACACGTGTTCGATGACTTCAAAACCAGCAATCACCACGACGTGGTGTTGAACTGGCTGAAAGCGAGCGCCTGA
- the dapA gene encoding 4-hydroxy-tetrahydrodipicolinate synthase has product MFTGSIVALVTPMDEKGNVCRSSMKKLIDYHVANGTSAIVSVGTTGESATLSHEEHGDVVMLTLELADGRIPVIAGTGANATAEAISLTKRFNDSGIVGCLTVTPYYNRPTQEGLFQHFSAIAEHTDLPQILYNVPSRTGCDMLPETVGRLAEVKNIIGIKEATGNLSRVHQIKELVSDDFILLSGDDATALDFMQLGGHGVISVTANVAARDMAEMCKLAAAGHFNEARVINHRLMPLHNKLFVEPNPIPVKWACKELGLVATDTLRLPMTPITDHGREIVTAALKHAGLL; this is encoded by the coding sequence ATGTTCACGGGAAGTATTGTCGCGCTTGTTACACCGATGGATGAAAAAGGTAATGTCTGCCGGTCAAGCATGAAGAAGCTCATTGATTACCATGTCGCCAATGGAACCTCGGCGATCGTTTCGGTAGGGACTACCGGTGAATCTGCAACGCTGAGCCACGAAGAGCACGGCGATGTGGTTATGCTGACCCTTGAACTGGCTGATGGGCGTATTCCGGTCATCGCAGGTACGGGAGCCAATGCAACCGCAGAGGCAATTAGCCTGACCAAACGTTTTAACGACAGTGGCATCGTGGGTTGTCTGACGGTGACACCATACTACAACCGTCCTACTCAGGAAGGTTTGTTCCAGCATTTCAGCGCCATCGCTGAACATACTGACTTGCCACAAATTCTGTATAATGTGCCGTCCCGTACTGGCTGCGATATGCTGCCGGAAACCGTTGGTCGTCTCGCGGAAGTAAAAAATATTATCGGGATTAAAGAGGCCACAGGGAACTTAAGCCGCGTTCATCAGATCAAAGAGCTGGTTTCAGATGACTTTATCCTGTTGAGCGGTGATGATGCGACCGCGCTGGACTTTATGCAGCTCGGTGGTCACGGCGTGATTTCCGTAACGGCGAACGTTGCGGCGCGTGATATGGCTGAAATGTGCAAGCTGGCGGCAGCGGGTCACTTTAATGAAGCTCGCGTGATCAATCATCGTCTGATGCCATTGCACAATAAATTATTTGTCGAACCCAATCCGATCCCAGTGAAATGGGCCTGTAAGGAGTTGGGACTTGTAGCAACCGATACGCTGCGTCTGCCAATGACACCGATTACCGACCACGGTCGTGAAATCGTCACTGCTGCGCTGAAGCATGCCGGTTTGCTGTAA
- a CDS encoding glycine cleavage system transcriptional repressor, which produces MTTSSQHYLVITALGADRPGIVNTITRHVSSCGCNIEDSRLAMLGEEFTFIMLLSGTWNAITLIESTLPLKGAELDLLIVMKRTTARPRPAMPATVWVQVEVPDSPHLIERFTALFDSHQMNIAELVSRTQPGDDSAVPTLFIQITAHSPASQDASNIEQAFKALCTELNAQGSISVVNYSQHEQDGVE; this is translated from the coding sequence TTGACAACCTCATCACAACATTACCTGGTTATCACTGCGCTGGGTGCTGACAGGCCGGGGATAGTGAATACCATCACCCGCCACGTAAGCAGCTGCGGCTGTAATATCGAAGACAGTCGTCTGGCGATGCTGGGCGAAGAGTTCACATTTATTATGCTGCTTTCCGGGACATGGAATGCCATTACGCTTATCGAATCGACCCTGCCGCTCAAAGGCGCAGAGCTGGATTTGCTGATCGTGATGAAACGCACCACCGCACGTCCACGTCCGGCAATGCCTGCAACCGTCTGGGTGCAGGTTGAAGTCCCTGATTCACCGCATCTGATTGAACGTTTTACAGCGCTTTTTGACAGCCATCAGATGAACATTGCTGAACTGGTCTCCCGCACACAGCCAGGGGATGACAGTGCCGTTCCCACGCTCTTTATTCAAATTACCGCGCATAGCCCTGCCTCGCAGGATGCGTCAAATATCGAGCAAGCGTTCAAAGCCCTCTGTACAGAGTTAAACGCGCAAGGCAGTATAAGCGTCGTCAATTATTCGCAGCATGAACAGGATGGAGTTGAGTAA
- the bepA gene encoding beta-barrel assembly-enhancing protease produces the protein MFRQLRKTLVATLIAALTVGQVLPAFADSADSLPDMGTSAASTLSIGQEMQMGDYYVRQLRGSAPLINDPLLVQYINGLGMRLVAHANSVKTPFHFYLINNDEINAFAFFGGNVVLHSALFRYSDNESQLASVMAHEISHVTQRHLARAMEDQKRNAPLTWVGALGSILLAMASPQAGMAALTGTLAGTRQGMISFTQQNEQEADRIGIQVLQRAGFDPQAMPTFLEKLLDQARYSTRPPEILLTHPLPESRLSDARNRANQMRPVVVQSSQDFYMAKVRTLGMYNSGRNQLTSDLLDALAKGNVREKNAAQYGQALQAMGASKYDDARKMLQPLLAAEPGNPWYLDLATDIDLGQKKTTDAINRLKGAKDVRTNPVLQLNLANAYLQGGQPGEAATILNRYTFNNKDDQNGWDLLAQAEAQLGNRDQELAARAEGFALVGRLDQAISMLSNASSQVKLGSLQQARYDARIDQLRDLQQRFKPYAKM, from the coding sequence ATGTTCAGGCAGTTGAGAAAAACACTGGTTGCGACACTGATTGCCGCACTGACGGTCGGTCAGGTGTTGCCAGCTTTCGCTGACTCGGCCGATTCATTGCCGGATATGGGCACCTCAGCAGCAAGCACGCTCTCCATTGGGCAGGAGATGCAAATGGGTGATTACTATGTCCGCCAGCTTCGCGGCAGCGCCCCACTGATTAATGACCCTTTACTGGTACAGTACATCAACGGTCTGGGGATGCGCCTGGTTGCACATGCCAATTCAGTCAAAACCCCCTTCCACTTCTATTTAATTAATAACGACGAAATCAACGCCTTCGCCTTCTTTGGCGGTAACGTGGTGCTGCATTCGGCGTTATTCCGTTACTCTGATAACGAAAGCCAGCTGGCTTCGGTCATGGCGCACGAAATTTCACACGTCACCCAGCGCCATCTGGCGCGTGCAATGGAAGACCAGAAACGTAACGCCCCGCTGACCTGGGTCGGCGCGCTGGGTTCTATTCTGCTGGCCATGGCCAGCCCGCAGGCCGGGATGGCAGCGTTAACCGGTACGCTGGCGGGAACGCGTCAGGGGATGATCAGCTTCACCCAGCAAAACGAACAGGAAGCAGACCGTATCGGGATTCAGGTATTGCAGCGTGCGGGTTTTGATCCCCAGGCCATGCCAACCTTCCTGGAAAAACTGCTCGATCAGGCGCGCTATTCCACGCGTCCTCCTGAAATTCTGCTGACTCACCCGCTGCCAGAAAGCCGCCTGTCGGACGCGCGTAACCGCGCCAACCAGATGCGTCCGGTGGTCGTACAGTCTTCACAAGACTTCTACATGGCGAAAGTCAGAACGCTGGGTATGTACAACTCCGGGCGAAACCAGCTCACCAGCGACCTGCTGGATGCCCTGGCAAAAGGCAACGTGCGCGAGAAAAATGCCGCGCAGTATGGTCAGGCACTACAGGCGATGGGAGCCAGCAAATACGATGACGCACGTAAAATGCTGCAACCACTGCTGGCCGCCGAACCGGGCAACCCATGGTATCTCGATCTCGCGACCGATATCGATCTGGGACAGAAAAAAACCACCGATGCGATTAACCGCCTGAAGGGAGCAAAAGATGTACGTACCAACCCGGTACTGCAGCTTAACCTGGCGAATGCTTACTTACAGGGCGGTCAGCCGGGTGAAGCGGCGACCATTCTGAACCGCTACACCTTTAACAATAAAGACGATCAAAACGGCTGGGACTTGCTCGCCCAGGCCGAAGCGCAGCTCGGTAACCGCGATCAGGAGCTGGCTGCGCGTGCTGAAGGCTTTGCGCTGGTAGGCCGTCTTGATCAGGCCATTTCCATGCTCAGTAACGCCAGCTCGCAGGTCAAGCTCGGCAGCCTGCAACAGGCCCGTTACGATGCGCGCATCGATCAGCTGCGCGATCTGCAACAGCGCTTCAAGCCGTACGCGAAGATGTAA
- a CDS encoding AI-2E family transporter, protein MLEMLMQWYRRRFSDPEAIALLVILVAGFGILFFFSGLLAPLLVAIVLAYLLEWPTARLENIGCSRRWATSIVLVLFVGILLLMSFVVMPVAWQQGINLIRDMPGMLNKLSDFAATLPRRYPALMDAGIIDAMAENMRARIMTMGDSVVKYSLASLVGLLTLAVYLVLVPLMVFFLVKDKDQMLNAVRRILPRNRGLAGQVWEEMNQQITNYIRGKVLEMIVVGVATWIGFLIFGLNYSLLLAVLVGFSVLIPYIGAFVVTIPVVGVALFQFGLGTEFWSCFAVYLIIQGLDGNLLVPVLFSEAVNLHPLVIILSVVIFGGLWGFWGVFFAIPLATLIKAVVHAWPDAPAVDKT, encoded by the coding sequence ATGCTCGAAATGTTAATGCAGTGGTATCGGCGTCGGTTTAGTGACCCGGAAGCCATTGCTTTGCTGGTTATCCTGGTTGCCGGGTTCGGTATTCTGTTCTTCTTTAGTGGTCTTCTGGCTCCGCTGCTGGTGGCGATTGTACTGGCGTACCTGCTGGAGTGGCCAACGGCGCGCCTGGAAAATATCGGCTGTTCGCGCCGCTGGGCGACCAGTATCGTGCTGGTACTGTTTGTCGGCATATTGCTGCTGATGTCATTTGTGGTAATGCCTGTTGCCTGGCAGCAGGGGATCAACCTTATCCGCGATATGCCCGGTATGTTGAATAAGCTTTCTGATTTCGCCGCCACGCTGCCGCGTCGTTATCCTGCGCTGATGGATGCCGGGATTATTGATGCGATGGCGGAAAACATGCGTGCCCGCATCATGACGATGGGGGATTCGGTGGTGAAGTACTCTCTGGCGTCGCTGGTGGGGCTGCTCACTCTGGCTGTATACCTTGTGCTCGTTCCGTTAATGGTTTTCTTCCTGGTCAAAGATAAGGACCAGATGCTGAATGCCGTTCGCCGTATTCTGCCGCGCAACCGTGGTCTGGCCGGGCAGGTCTGGGAGGAGATGAACCAACAAATCACCAACTACATTCGCGGCAAGGTACTGGAGATGATTGTCGTGGGCGTCGCGACCTGGATTGGATTCCTGATCTTTGGTCTGAACTACTCCTTGCTGTTAGCCGTGCTGGTGGGGTTTTCAGTACTGATTCCGTACATCGGTGCGTTTGTGGTGACTATCCCGGTGGTGGGTGTCGCGCTGTTCCAGTTTGGCCTGGGTACCGAGTTCTGGAGTTGCTTCGCGGTGTACCTGATCATTCAGGGGCTGGATGGAAACCTGCTGGTGCCGGTGCTGTTCTCGGAAGCGGTGAACCTGCATCCGCTGGTGATTATTTTATCCGTGGTGATTTTCGGTGGTCTGTGGGGATTCTGGGGCGTGTTCTTTGCTATTCCGCTGGCAACGCTGATTAAAGCCGTAGTCCATGCGTGGCCGGATGCGCCTGCGGTTGACAAAACGTAG
- a CDS encoding arsenate reductase: protein MTDAVKIYHNPRCSKSRDTLSLLKANGVDPEVVLYLETPPDAQTLRQLLHMLGMGSARALMRQKEDLYKSLSLDDTRLTEAELIQAMVENPKLIERPIVVANGQARIGRPPEDVLEIL from the coding sequence ATGACAGACGCGGTAAAAATTTATCACAACCCTCGCTGCTCCAAGAGCCGTGACACCCTCAGCCTGTTGAAGGCTAACGGTGTTGACCCGGAAGTGGTGTTGTACCTGGAGACTCCGCCAGACGCACAAACCCTTCGCCAGCTGCTGCACATGCTGGGCATGGGCAGTGCAAGAGCCTTGATGCGCCAGAAAGAAGACCTTTATAAGTCGCTCAGCCTGGATGACACTCGTCTCACTGAGGCTGAGCTGATCCAGGCGATGGTCGAAAATCCGAAGCTGATTGAACGTCCAATCGTGGTGGCAAATGGCCAGGCCCGCATCGGGCGGCCACCGGAAGACGTACTCGAGATCCTCTAA